Proteins encoded together in one Lathyrus oleraceus cultivar Zhongwan6 chromosome 5, CAAS_Psat_ZW6_1.0, whole genome shotgun sequence window:
- the LOC127085546 gene encoding zinc finger A20 and AN1 domain-containing stress-associated protein 5 has protein sequence MAQRTENEETEFKVPETISLCINNCGVIGNPSTNNMCQNCFTASTVTTSSTVGIGITGTGIAPQSSRSVRSPKRSLPEESSSVVTDRTSSDQPMVSEAKRVVSRCSGCRRKVGLTGFRCRCGDLFCSEHRYSDRHDCSYDYKGAGREAIARENPVIRAAKIVKV, from the coding sequence atgGCTCAAAGAACAGAAAATGAAGAAACTGAATTCAAAGTACCTGAAACGATATCGCTTTGCATCAACAACTGTGGCGTAATCGGTAATCCTTCAACGAACAATATGTGTCAAAATTGCTTCACCGCTTCAACCGTAACCACTTCTTCCACCGTCGGGATCGGAATAACCGGAACCGGAATCGCACCTCAATCTTCCAGATCTGTTCGATCTCCGAAGAGATCTCTACCGGAGGAATCGTCTTCGGTTGTTACAGATCGGACTTCGTCGGATCAACCGATGGTTTCCGAGGCCAAGCGTGTTGTTAGCCGATGCTCCGGTTGCCGGAGGAAGGTAGGGTTGACCGGATTCCGATGTAGATGCGGTGATCTTTTCTGCTCCGAACATCGTTACTCCGATCGTCATGATTGTAGCTATGATTATAAAGGTGCTGGAAGAGAAGCTATTGCGAGGGAGAATCCGGTTATCAGAGCAGCGAAAATCGTTAAGGTTTGA